The Calliphora vicina chromosome 3, idCalVici1.1, whole genome shotgun sequence genome contains a region encoding:
- the LeuRS-m gene encoding leucine--tRNA ligase, mitochondrial, translating into MLILLKSRWLQQAGKICQRRWLRQSCTELKDLELTNDMKHKIEKHWSSTLNEGKFNYNKLDKKFYVLSMFPYPSGNLHMGHVRVYTISDTVARFQRMCGLNVFQPIGWDAFGLPAENAAIQRGIAPKDWTEKNIQQMKQQLEDLGCSFDWKHELSTCSPSYYKWTQKLFLMLHKEGLAYQNEALVNWDPIDKTVLADEQVDANGCSWRSGAKVEKKLLKQWFIKTTAFAQQLLEGLDDPTLRDWRDIINLQRHWIGECDGYGFQLFTSEASSLRVWTQHPEYLKDPNAFVVVKTNHFLAKAKDKAFNMTIENPFTGTIMPVIFSDVPAFANKCDVYLAAPSFREEDKELQESLSLSFFADEEYNAVDHNKELLRKEVLEAAQRLKIGGYKVSSKLQDWLISRQRYWGTPIPMIHCDKCGVVPVPDEELPVVLPEKLLLEKNRDESLKCSCPKCNNPNALRESDTMDTFVDSSWYYLRYLDPANTKEIFDKNIIAESMPVDLYIGGKEHAVLHLYYARFMNHFLHSQGLVPSSEPFSRLLVQGMVMGRSFRVKGSGRYVQEDEVDIVNAKKNQAVLKGTKDAVVMTWEKMSKSKMNGVDPGDMFKEYGTDTTRLIILADVAPTSHRNWSSATFPGILNWQKRLWLTVNEFCELRSSLDELQIDVNSSEFQAEDEKLFDARNFYVKGATFNYRHTHQLSVAISKMQGLTNSLRRTPKHIIRYGKHYERALAAQLIMLAPMAPHFASELWSKFASAQNRLNSSAPELQWDEDVLSQMWPEIDQHYQLDLAIKVNGFENCCIKIPRSHIDKVTHNDALDLAFNTDSVTSYLIDKKIRTTNFVLYPGIEAILNIYVDKVKQEKQTTTSKANNEEIVH; encoded by the exons atgctgATTTTACTTAAGTCACGTTGGCTGCAACAAGCTGGGAAAATTTGCCAAAGAAGATGGTTGAGACAAAGTTGTACAGAGCTAAAA GATTTGGAATTGACCAATGATATGAAACATAAAATTGAAAAGCATTGGAGCAGTACATTAAATGAAGGAAAATTCAATTACAACAAGTTGGATAAGAAATTCTATGTCTTGTCAATGTTTCCCTATCCCTCGGGAAATTTGCACATGGGCCATGTGAGAGTGTACACTATAAGTGATACAGTGGCGCGTTTTCAACGCATGTGCGGTCTAAATGTCTTCCAACCCATTGGCTGGGATGCTTTTGGCCTGCCGGCGGAAAATGCTGCCATACAAAGGGGTATAGCACCCAAAGACTGGACTGagaaaaatattcaacaaatgAAACAGCAATTGGAAGATTTAGGTTGCTCATTTGATTGGAAACATGAGCTGTCAACATGCAGTCCTTCGTACTACAAGTGGACTCAAAAATTGTTCCTGATGCTGCATAAAGAAGGTTTGGCTTATCAGAATGAGGCTTTAGTGAATTGGGATCCGATTGATAAAACTGTGTTGGCCGATGAACAGGTGGATGCAAATGGTTGCTCTTGGCGTTCGGGAGCTAAAGTGGAAAAGAAATTGCTTAAACAATGGTTCATAAAAACTACAGCATTTGCCCAACAGCTGTTAGAGGGTTTGGATGATCCTACACTAAGAGATTGGAGGGATATTATAAATCTACAAAGACATTGGATAGGAGAATGTGATGGTTATGGCTTTCAACTGTTCACCTCCGAAGCTAGTTCATTGAGGGTATGGACTCAACATCCAGAATATCTTAAGGATCCTAATGCTTTTGTGGTCGTGAAAACAAATCATTTCTTGGCTAAAGCCAAGGACAAAGCTTTCAATATGACTATAGAAAATCCTTTTACTGGCACTATAATGCCCGTTATTTTCAGTGATGTGCCCGCCTTTGCCAACAAATGCGATGTTTATTTGGCCGCACCTAGTTTTAGGGAAGAAGACAAAGAACTTCAAGAGTCCCTAAGTCTTTCGTTCTTTGCCGATGAGGAGTATAATGCAGTGGACCataataaagagttgttaagaAAGGAAGTATTGGAGGCTGCACAAAGATTAAAAATTGGTGGATATAAGGTATCTTCCAAATTGCAGGACTGGCTAATATCACGACAAAGATATTGGGGTACCCCCATACCCATGATCCACTGTGACAAATGTGGTGTAGTGCCAGTGCCAGACGAAGAACTTCCCGTAGTATTGCCTgaaaaattgctgcttgaaaaAAATCGCGATGAATCGTTAAAATGTTCCTGTCCCAAGTGTAATAATCCCAATGCACTTAGAGAATCGGACACAATGGATACCTTTGTTGACAGTTCCTGGTATTATTTACGCTACTTGGATCCCGCCAACACAAAAGAGATCTTTGACAAAAATATTATAGCAGAATCTATGCCAGTCGATTTGTATATTGGCGGCAAAGAGCATGCCGTTTTGCATTTATATTACGCTCGTTTTATGAATCATTTTCTTCATTCTCAAGGCCTGGTGCCAAGTTCGGAACCGTTTTCACGTTTGCTGGTGCAGGGTATGGTCATGGGCAGATCTTTTCGCGTTAAAGGCAGTGGCCGTTATGTGCAAGAAGATGAAGTGGATATTGTAAATGCTAAGAAAAATCAAGCAGTACTTAAGGGTACCAAAGATGCGGTAGTAATGACATGGGAGAAAATGTCAAAATCTAAAATGAATGGTGTCGATCCTGGAGATATGTTCAAGGAATATGGTACCGATACAACAAGACTGATAATATTAGCTGATGTGGCGCCGACGTCTCATAGAAATTGGTCAAGTGCAA CATTCCCTGGTATTCTCAATTGGCAAAAACGCTTGTGGCTGACAGTGAATGAATTCTGTGAACTGCGTTCCTCCTTGGATGAATTGCAAATTGATGTCAACTCTAGCGAATTTCAGGCCGAAgatgaaaaattattcgatgCTAGAAATTTCTATGTTAAAGGCGCCACATTTAACTACAGACACACGCATCAACTTAGTGTGGCCATTTCTAAAATGCAGGGACTTACAAATTCCCTAAGA CGTACTCCTAAACATATAATACGTTATGGCAAACATTACGAACGTGCCTTGGCCGCACAACTTATTATGTTAGCACCTATGGCACCACATTTTGCATCAGAATTATGGTCTAAGTTTGCCTCAGCACAAAATCGTTTAAACAGTAGCGCTCCTGAATTGCAGTGGGATGAAGATGTTCTGTCACAAATGTGGCCGGAAATCGATCAGCATTATCAATTGGATTTAGCCATTAAAGTTAAtggttttgaaaattgttgcattAAAATACCACGCAGTCATATTGACAAGGTAACGCATAATGATGCATTAGATTTGGCATTTAATACCGATTCAGTGACATCGTACTTAATTGATAAGAAAATACGTACAACGAATTTTGTATTGTATCCGGGCATTGaagcgattttaaatatttatgtggaTAAAGTTAAGCAGGAAAAACAAACAACCACTTCCAAAGCAAATAATGAAGAAATTGTACATTAA